In Halopelagius inordinatus, a single genomic region encodes these proteins:
- a CDS encoding isoaspartyl peptidase/L-asparaginase has protein sequence MRVIVHGGAGGVPDEPEPRQETLDEAANAGAGAETPVDAVEAAVRVLETDPAFNAGVGGAVQSDGVVRTDAGVMTSDREAGAAAGMAGVEHAVSVARGVMEETPHVLVAGDPAVDFAADFGIETDADLFTTETRERWEDADPPEGSTRDHLAWLDARFGETTADPTDEADLSDHDTVGAVAFDGDDFAAATSTGGRWFALAGRVGDVPQIGSGFYASAAGGASATGAGEDIAKTTLSRRAVRHLERGLDAQTAAETAIAEFGELTGSEAGVIVLDDEGVGRAFNSEGMQTSVTRT, from the coding sequence GCTCGACGAGGCGGCGAACGCGGGCGCGGGGGCCGAAACCCCCGTCGACGCCGTCGAGGCGGCCGTCCGAGTGCTGGAGACGGACCCGGCGTTCAACGCGGGCGTCGGCGGCGCGGTCCAGTCCGACGGCGTCGTTCGGACCGACGCCGGCGTGATGACGAGTGACAGAGAGGCGGGTGCCGCCGCGGGGATGGCCGGCGTCGAACACGCCGTCTCCGTCGCCCGCGGGGTGATGGAGGAGACGCCGCACGTCCTCGTCGCGGGCGACCCGGCCGTCGATTTCGCGGCGGACTTCGGCATCGAGACGGACGCGGACCTGTTTACGACGGAGACGCGAGAGCGGTGGGAAGACGCCGACCCGCCGGAGGGGTCGACGCGGGACCACCTCGCGTGGTTGGACGCGCGGTTCGGCGAGACGACCGCCGACCCGACGGACGAGGCTGACCTCTCGGACCACGACACCGTCGGGGCCGTCGCCTTCGACGGAGACGACTTCGCCGCCGCCACCTCGACGGGCGGCCGGTGGTTCGCTCTCGCGGGCCGCGTCGGCGACGTGCCCCAGATCGGATCGGGCTTTTACGCCTCCGCCGCGGGCGGTGCGTCCGCGACGGGCGCGGGCGAGGACATCGCGAAGACGACGCTCTCTCGGCGGGCGGTTCGGCATCTCGAACGCGGACTCGACGCCCAGACGGCGGCGGAGACGGCCATCGCGGAGTTCGGCGAACTCACCGGCTCGGAGGCGGGCGTCATCGTCCTCGACGACGAGGGAGTCGGACGCGCGTTCAACTCCGAAGGCATGCAGACCAGCGTCACGCGAACGTAG